The nucleotide sequence CTTTGTTTCATGGGTAATCTTTGTAAAAATAAGTTAGTTGAATGGTTTCAGAAACTACAGAacattttgttctgttttagtTGCGCTTATGATATGTGTCAATCTATTTTCCAGAGAAGAACTCATGAAGCGAGCTGAAAACATTGCCAGACCGAACCTGGTCAGCTTTGGTACATGCTTTGGAAAGTTCACAAAGACGGAAAAGTTTCGGCTTCAAATAACAGCTCTAGATTATTTAGCACCATATGCTAAGGTAGGTTTGATggaatgtatgtttattttaactacACTGTTGGACTTCCATCTTAAGTCGGTGACTGGTGTGACTATCGTTATAAAAGAGTACTGTATACTGCTTTAATTTTgtgaaggttttttttttttagcttaTTTCTATGATTACAGATAACAAATTGTTGTACAAATAtaagctttgttttattttgcatataattgtaataaaatgacCATTTCTCCAGAAGTGATTTATAATAGCAGGGCATAAACACAAGTTGTTCACCTTGATCAATAGGaaaatgatcatttaaaatgcagaaatgaaaaaaaataatctgtgGTTAGTTACTAAGCtgaacattttcttttgcattAAAGCTTTCAAATTTTTGTACATCAAAAGCTATTGTATTTTGTTACACCATTACAGTTTAAGGTATGGTTGAAGCCGAGCGCGGAGCAACAGTTTGTGTATGGTCACCACGTAATGAAGTCCGGTCTCGGCAGAATTACAGAAAATACATCCCAGTACCAGGGGGTAGTGGTCTACAGTATGGGAGATATACCATTGGTAGGCTTATGCGATTTGTGttatacaaaaatgtgttttttacaaAGAATAGAAACCATCCTTGTTCTTGTTATTAAAGGTTTTCCTATCAAATGTACAGTTATGTAATTTCTGGATGCCTGGGGACCCCATATTCTTtttaacagttatttttaagaaaacaaatacctTTTTTCATTCTTAAgcatttttgttcattgttGGCAAAATTGAATTTCCaaaattaaagtgaaatgatGAATTGTTCCCAATCATAAAGGCCCAAAATGATGGGGTTAAAAACACTGTATTTATATGAATGACTGTCTAATGTATTTGACTACtcggccagtattcaatattgatctcaTCCTTATCCTtggacatgcctcagtgattccattcaacccattggtcagctaaatatacaggcaaATCAAAACACTCTGTTtctaatcttaattttaagttcaatctaagttcCTTATTCCACAGGACACATTGTTATGACGACTTTGGTTGCTGGAAAGCTTCTACCTTTTTACTCACTTAGTATTTGTAAGATTGCAATTTTTGCGATGTGCAGAAAATGGAGCAGGCGTACATCACCTGCAGCTTGCTCTATTTTTCGGTTTGATTCCTATCTTCTTTGGTATTTGCTGTGATTCCTATCTTCTTTGGTATTTGCTGTGACATTCGTCAGAATCAATTTTCgaaattaatgaacagaaaatttgaaaatcttcaattgTCATGGGCCCACATAAAAATGCACCAAGTATATGCCAACTTTTACGTCTTGCACTAGTTAAACAAGTATGCCCCGGTGAAAAAAATAGGCTGTCTGAAATATACTCTATGCGACTATTTTTGGTGCCTCCGTCACAATTGATCTAAGTAAAATTATAGAACAGTAAATTTGAAAATCCTTTATTTGCCAGCACAAAAAAGCAAACACCAAAGAGTTTATGGGTGAAATGAAGGTTTTTTTCCTCTCCATTCCAGGGGTTTGGAGTGGCAGCAAAGTCCACCCAGGAGTGTCGACA is from Mya arenaria isolate MELC-2E11 chromosome 9, ASM2691426v1 and encodes:
- the LOC128202845 gene encoding 60S ribosome subunit biogenesis protein NIP7 homolog; this translates as MRPLTEDETRTFFEKLSKYIGENIKMLLDRPDGSYCFRLHKDRVYYVREELMKRAENIARPNLVSFGTCFGKFTKTEKFRLQITALDYLAPYAKFKVWLKPSAEQQFVYGHHVMKSGLGRITENTSQYQGVVVYSMGDIPLGFGVAAKSTQECRHTDPMTLVCFHQADIGEYIRNEAELT